The following DNA comes from Deltaproteobacteria bacterium.
AATATTCTTTCAATAGCCATCAAACTATTATGGCGTTTTCCCGATAATACCAAAATATATTATTCGCTACAATTTCTTATTGCTACACTTAACACTTATCAGGTGATATTACCCCTAATTTTGTCGGCTAATACTTAATATTGCGTATTAGCCGGAAAAGCGGTAGAACATAATTCAGATAACAAGGCAGTAAACACATGCTTTCGTTAATCTTTACAAAAAAAAGGCGGCGGTTCTCATTACTTCCTCCTGCACCTGCTATAACCCACCTCGCTTCATCTACACTCAAATACCATTTGATCCGTTGACCCTGAAAGGGCAAAGCAGGTATACTCCAACATCTACAAAATCACGAAATATCAATTGGAGACCCATGTCTGAAAATCTTAATAAAAAAACAAAAAAACGCCTCTTTCTTATCGACGGCAGCTCCTACATTTACCGGGCTTTCTTCGCCCTGCCCCATTTAAGCAATTCAAAAGGGGTGCCGACCAATGCCGTCTACGGCTACACAGCCATGCTTCTCAAGGTAATGAGAGAGGAAACGCCCGATTACCTGGCAGTGGCCTTCGATTCACGGGGCCCTACATTCAGACATGAAGTTTACAAAGAGTACAAGGCAAATCGCCCCTCCATGCCGGACAACCTCGTCCCTCAAATTCCCTTCATTCATGACATAACGGCTGCTTTCAACCTGCCTGTCCTGTCAAAAGAAGGCGTCGAGGCCGATGATATTATAGGAACACTTGCAAAAAAAGCGGCAAATCATGACCTTGAGGTAGTTATCGTCACTGGCGACAAAGATATGATGCAGCTCGTTACAAACAATATTACCATTCTCGACACCATGAAAAACAAGGTTTCAGGCCACAATGAAGTACTTGAAAGGTTCGGTGTCGGTCCCGAAAATGTGCGGGACGTAATGGGCCTTATGGGCGACAGCTCGGATAACATTCCCGGGGTGGCCGGCGTCGGCGAAAAGACGGCCGTCAAACTGATGGCCCAATATGGTTCACTGGAAAAGCTCTATGAAAACATGGAGGAAATAAAGGGAAAGCTCAAGGATAAGCTTGAAAAAGACAGGGATATCGCCTTTTTGAGCAGAGAGCTTGCAACCATTGACTGTAATCTTGACTTTGACTTTAAGCCCGGTGACTTTGAAATGGCTCCCTTTAATACTGAAAAGCTGAGAGATATTTTCAAGGAACTGGAACTTTCCCGTTTCATTAAGGAACTTGCCCCTTCCGAGAGTCTTTCAAGGGAGAAATACAGGCTTCTTACAAGCATTAAAGAGATTAAAAGCTTTCTTTCTTCTCTTAAAAAGGAGGATATTCTCTCTATCGACCTGGAAACGACATCACTAAACACGATGGAGGCCCGAATCGTAGGTATTTCTCTCTCACGGGAGCCACACCTTGCCTGCTACATACCACTGGCGCACAGCGGCCCCGAAGATATCTCCCAACCGGAAACCGATGAAGTCCTTCAGCAATTACAAGCTGCCCTCACTTCAGAGGAAGTAAAAAAGGCAGGGCATAACCTGAAATATGATTATTCGGTGCTATGTAATTACGGCATTGAAATGAAGGGAATTTATTGCGATACCATGATCGCATCCTACCTGCTGCACCCCGGCAGAAACTCCCACTCGCTGGAAGAGGTATCGAGGGAATTTCTCGATCACCAGATGATCACCTATGCCGAGGTGACAGGCGATCCCAAAAAAGTTACCTTTGACCAGGTAAGCATTGAAAAGGCGCTTGACTATGCAGGCGAAGACGCCGATGTAGTTACCATACTGGCAAAAATGCTGCTTCCCCTCCTCATAAGAGATGGTTTTGAAGAACTATTCCATAAAACGGAAATTCCACTCCTTACCGTCCTGGCAAAGATGGAACGTACCGGTGTCAAAATAGACACAGACTTTCTCGGCAATATGTCACAGGACTTTGAAAAAGAGATGACCCGTATGGAGGGAAA
Coding sequences within:
- the polA gene encoding DNA polymerase I; this translates as MSENLNKKTKKRLFLIDGSSYIYRAFFALPHLSNSKGVPTNAVYGYTAMLLKVMREETPDYLAVAFDSRGPTFRHEVYKEYKANRPSMPDNLVPQIPFIHDITAAFNLPVLSKEGVEADDIIGTLAKKAANHDLEVVIVTGDKDMMQLVTNNITILDTMKNKVSGHNEVLERFGVGPENVRDVMGLMGDSSDNIPGVAGVGEKTAVKLMAQYGSLEKLYENMEEIKGKLKDKLEKDRDIAFLSRELATIDCNLDFDFKPGDFEMAPFNTEKLRDIFKELELSRFIKELAPSESLSREKYRLLTSIKEIKSFLSSLKKEDILSIDLETTSLNTMEARIVGISLSREPHLACYIPLAHSGPEDISQPETDEVLQQLQAALTSEEVKKAGHNLKYDYSVLCNYGIEMKGIYCDTMIASYLLHPGRNSHSLEEVSREFLDHQMITYAEVTGDPKKVTFDQVSIEKALDYAGEDADVVTILAKMLLPLLIRDGFEELFHKTEIPLLTVLAKMERTGVKIDTDFLGNMSQDFEKEMTRMEGKIYELAGDIFNINSPKQLGEILFEKLKLPTIKKTKTGFSTNVEVLTKLAEKHDLPARILEYRSIAKLKSTYVDALPRLVNEKTGRVHTSYNQTVTSTGRLSSSDPNLQNIPIKTELGRKIREAFIPEEGSLIFAADYSQVELRIMAHLSEDPVLIKSFEKGEDIHRRTAAEVFGIFPEMVTDRMRREAKAINFGIIYGMSAFGLSKELSITPKVAKAYIDGYFQKYKEVRRYLDMTIESARAKGYVTTIMNRRCYVPDINSPSAMQRQFAERAAINAPIQGSAADIIKVAMVRISDRLKKEGHKAKMIMQVHDELVFEIPEVELEIIKNLVIEEMEGVVQLKAPLKVDTGMGRNWAEAH